The candidate division KSB1 bacterium DNA window GCTGCGGCCGGTGCTGGCGATGATCTGCACCAGCCAGTTCCCGCCCTCGTTGTTCGCCACCGTATGTGCGGCAACGCCCTCACTCAAACCCGCCACGCCCGGATTGATGAGCAGCGTCGCGGCGCGTTGCAAATGAATCGCGCAGCCCTGCCACGGCTCCAAGCCCCTGCGATTGGGCTGCCAGTCGCCATTGTAGCTCCATAACTCGAAGGCCGCGCCGTCGGCGAGCCGCAGGCTGTCGTATGGAATCGCGAAGTTGAAGGGATTGCCGATCAGGCTCCAGCCGGCGGGCAGGGAGACCCGATGCGCACCCGAAATACTCATGGTTTTGCCGCTGCCAGTTTTCAGGCGAAAATTTTTGAGATTGACCAGCAGCGCGTAGCCCATGTCCGGCGCCATCGTGATCCCCTCAAAGCTGGGATATTCCTGCAATGTCCCCGTGCTGCGATTGCAGGCATACCAGCGGTATTTCGTCGCGTCCGGCGGCTCCAGCATGGGGTTGGCCATCACGAATGCCTGCGGCGATTTGTCGTCCAAATCCAGCGGCAGGGAGAAAAGGCGGTAATCATCCGCCTGCGTGTCTTTGGGCTGCACATGGGGGCTGATCAGGCCGTTGGCGCAGATCACACGCAGCGGGTAGCGCTTCGAAGTTGCGACATTGCCATGCACATCACGCGCGCTCAGGTAAAATTCTGCACCACGTGTGTTCATCACAATCGACGGCACATTGCGCAAATAGCTGCCGTCGGTTTGCAGATTCATTTCCTTGCTCAGGAAGCCCGCGTCACCGCCAGCGCGATAGAAAAGCTGTACTGAAGTGATGCGGGACAGGTCGGTGACTTTGACGCGCACCGGTGCATCGGTGTTGAGCTCGACGAAGATCGGGTAGTTTGGCGTGTCGATGAATGGCGCCTGGGTGTCGCGCAAGGGCATCGCCGAGGCCTGGTTGGAGGCGGCGCTGGCCTGCCCGCTGGCATCGACGGCAGTGAGAAAGTAGGTGTAGGTTGCTCCGATCGTAAGATCGGAAAATGTCCGGCTTGTGCCGGCCCGAGCAGCCACCGAATCGAGCAAAGCCGCCGGGGTGCCTGCTTTGCCGCCATAAATGCGATAGCGCAGCAAATCCGCCTCCGCGTTGGCCTCCCAGGTGAGTGTGATTTGGCCGTGCGCCGGGCCGGGCATGGCTTGCAGATTCTGCGGTGCCGCCGGCGGCGGATCTGTTGCAACCGGCATGGCCTCCACTTCGTTGGAAAAACCGCTCTCATTGAAATCACTGTCAACCGCGGTAATGCGAAAATAGCATGGCGTGCCATTGCTCAAGCCGGCAACAATTCTCGTTGTGTTCGCCGCGCCGTTGACTGAATCAATTTTGGTGGTGGGATGGGGCGACGTGCCGCCATAGATGCGATAGCGCAGAAAATCCGGTTCGGTGTTCGCCTGCCATGTGAGTGTGACTTGTTGGTCGCCGGCGGTGGCGGATAAACTTTGTGGCGTTGCGGGTTTCAAAGTGTCGCCGCCTTGCTCCACAACCGTGAGCAGCCGGTTCGGCGCGAGCGAAGTCAAAATTTGGACCCTGCCGGCGGGCCAGACGATTTTTATCGAATCCACCGTTGTCGCATCCCCCAGCCCGAAATGTTGCACCAAATCATTTTGGCGGCGGAACCCATAACCGGCATTTATTTGACGGAGCTGTTTCCCGCCCCGGGTGGTCAATTCGATCCACGCACCCACTCCAAAGACATTCGACTGCACGCCTGTCAACTTGAGCTTCAGCCAGTTGTGCACGGCCGTGGTGTTGCGATAGAGGCGATCGGTGGGTTCTCCTGGATGGGTTGCAAAGTAAATATCCAGCCGGCCGTCATTGTCAAAATCAGCGATGGCGGGCGTATTGGCCTGCAGCAGCGAATCAAAGCCGGCGGAGGCGGTGAGGTCAGTGAATCTGTCATCGCCCTGGTTGCGGTAGATTGCGATTCCTCTCCGGATGGCATGGGGAATCAACACCAGGTCGAGCAATCCGTCGTTGTCGAAATCGGCGAAGGCACTTCCGTGAAAGCACGGTGCCGTCGGGTCCAGGCCTGAAGGTGCAATCACTTCGGTAAAGGCGCCGTTGTTGTTCCGCAAGAGTCGAAGAGGGCCGCCCTCGTCATTGTTCCCGACGAGCAAATCGAGGTCACCATCGTTGTCATAGTCCGCGAATTCCGCACTGTGTGCATGATCCCAGGGCATGGTCAGGCCGGGCGTTCCGGCAATTTCGGTGAAGGTATTTCTTGCGTTGCGGAAAAAGTAATTTCTCGTCGGAGCGGTATTGGGAACCATGATGTCCATGTCGCCATCGCGATCGTAATCACCGGCGGCTATTCCGCGGGCATCGCTGAAAAATCCGCTGACACCAACGTTTGCGGTCAAATTATTGAAAGTGCGATTACCTTGATTTTTGAGGATGTAATTGCCGGGTTCCTTCACCGTGCCCAAAAACAAATCCAGAAAACCATCATTGTCGAAGTCGAACCGGGTGGCAGCAGCCACGCGGGCGCTGATCGCAGCGAGATTGGAGGCAGGCGAAACATCTGTGAAACCGGCCTTGCCGTCATTTTCGAACAAGAAACATGGGCACTGTTCAGTCGATGAGCTGTCGATACGCTCCCCACCGACGAACAAGTCCAGATCGCCATCCTGATCGTAGTCGCCAAGTACGCCAACAAACAGCATTTCATTACTGGGCAGTGCGGCCAGAGACGGCTGGACGATGAACCTGCCATGGCCGTCGTTGAGACAGAGCTTGTTCCCACTGCGCCCAATCGTCAGAATATCCGGATAACCATGGTTATTGAGGTCGGCAAACGCGACAGAGTTGGTTTGGCCGGCAGGACCGATCCCTGCGGAGAGGGTCACATCTTCAAATGAGAATCCGGCTTGTTGTGCCGTCCAACGACTGCACAACAGCAACAGCATTGACAGGACGGTTGTTTTTCTCATTTTGGCACCTGGGATGCCTGTGAGAGGCATTGCCGGATCGTTTCAGGCTCTCTCGATGGTTTGATACCATTGTTTCCAACGACGAGCTCGAGTCGAACTCGCCGGCGTGCAGCCTTCGCAAAGGCGGTGCCGCCAAGACTCACACCCCCGCGATTGCAAGCGACTAAGAGTCTATCCGAAAACCAGAAGGTTCGTAATATCAACAACTAAAAGTGTGGCAAAAATACATACCAGCTTTTTATATTTATTTTTCCAGCTTTCATTGGCATGAATACCACTCATGCTAATGAATTCGACGTGAATCCCGAGTTCTTACCCAGCGAAGAACTCTGGCAGCTCGTTGAAATGTTGCTGCCACTTTGGCCAGACAAACCAAAAGGTGGCAGACCACCGATGCCGGACAAACAAGCCTTCTTTGCCATCCACTATATCTTGGTGACCGGTATCCAGTGGAAGGCCTTGCCGCGCTCGCTCGGTGCGCCCAGCACCGTTCATGATCGTTTCCCAAAATGGGTGCGGTTGGGCCTGTTTTTGGATCTTTGGCGTCTGGGCGTGCATACTTATGACCATGTCCTCCCTCTGATGTGGGAGTGGCAAGTTATGGATGGTGCCATCACGAAAGCCCCTCTGGGGGGCGAAAACACTGGCCCCAATCCCACCGATCGCGCCAGGCGAGGTACCAAACGGCATCTTCTGACCGATGGCCGGGGCATTCCGCTGGCACTGGTGGTGAGCGGAGCCAATCGTAATGATTTCAAAGAAACCAAAGCAGTGTTGGACAATCTCGTGATGGCACGCCCCCAACCGACCACACGCAAGCAACAAAACCTGTGTCTTGACAAAGGCTGTGATTATCCGGAAGTGGCGAAAATCGTGGCAGCATACGGTTACACCGCACACCTGCGGCGCCGCGGTGAAGAGCACGCTCAGGAAAAGAACATTCCGGGTTATCGCGCGCGGCACTGGGTGGTGGAACGCACACACAGGTGGATGAATAGAAATCGCCGGCTACTCATTCGTTGGGAAAAGAAGACGGCCAATTATGAAGCCTTTCTCCATCTGGCGTGTGCGATCATTGCCGTTCGCAGTACCCTCGCGGTTTTCGGATAGGCTCTAAGCAGGGCGGAAACCGGCAAGATACGTCTCATGCTCGAAAGAAAGGGGGCGGAGGGCTTGGCGGACTGCCGCAGTCAGGGCTTCCCGCCTGCATGCAGACAAGAGGTCGATGCGACACTTTCATTGTGATCAGGCGTACTCTACCTCGGCGGCCAGGAAAAAGCCGGCAAAGGCGACTGCTTTCCTGCATTTGCCTCGCGGCCGTTGAGATAGACATACGCGGCGGTGCCAAGCGCTGCGCCGCCCACCCCGCCCGCCACCTACAGCCAGGTTCTCGATGATCCGGTCGCGAGCGACGCCAGCTCGGCATTCACCTGCAGATTGTCCTCCATGACCAGCGATCTCCGGCACAACCCTCATGTCGGATGACGAGGTTGATTTTGCGAGCGTGTGGTACGCTGCCGGCCAGCGGCGTTTTGCCCATGACTTTGCCATTGATGATCACCTGCGCGCCCGGGGGGTGGGAAAAAATCTTGAGTCGATGTTTGCGTCGTTCGCTGCCACTCGTTTGGGCGGGGCTGGTCACCTTCTCCGCGATCTCGAGCGCCAGTTTTTCCAGCACCGGCAGCAAGCCGTCAATTCTGCCGCGGTGGTCCTGCTTGAAGGACTGCTCCATCCGGCCCGAGGCAACATCGATCAGATGAATATTAATGGCATAGGTGCCGCCCACCTTGCCAATCGATCCGATCACGATCTTTCTCACATTCAATATCTGGCCCGCTTCGACCGCGCATTACTGCAGGGTGCACCCCGTCATTTGAAAACCCTGCTCCGCCAGCGTTCTGTCCATATACTCACGATCAACCACCACAAAGGCATCCGTCTTGACCAATTCATTGCGCAAGCGATCGCTCAACGTGGCGGTTTCGTTTGCATCGACACCCCGGCTTTCCAGATTCAACACCGCAATCTGTGGTTTGGCCACTGAAACGGTCTGGCTCCGACAGGCTGGTGCTGCCAGAAACAGCGCGAACAACAGGCCGGCCGCAATCATGCTGGGTGCAACCAACCGGGGATGTCGTGACAGAGCGAGTGTTTGCAGGGTCAGGAGAATTCGCATGAGTTTGTGTCCAACGATGGTCATTTGCCAGCGGCCAGGCATCGTGTGCGTGCCCATCCGTGCGGCGGTGGGGAGATCGCACAATATTTACCGGCAGTCGCTGTAAACTGCGCTCATGGCCGTCTGCGTGCCGGCGCCGCGAGTCAACGCCGCGGCATGAGCCATCCTTTGTGTGGGTAGCCCCCGTTTACCAACCGGTTACACCGGTGGCGCCTCCCGGTGGATGCCTTATCGCGGTGATTCAGAGAATTCCTCGCAAAAGGACAATGCGCGGAACGCTCCCTCGCGGAGGGCTGTGGCGTCGTACCGGCCCCGTTGGCCGTTGCTTTTTCCATGTCGTCTGAATATCTTTCGGGCAAATTTTTCAAGGATGCAACCACGCCGGAGGGTCAACCGACCCCCGCCATTTGCCGCTGCGCCAGCCCTCTGCCGCCTGCGAGGACGAAAGCCTTCTGTGTGTTCAATCGCGTGCGCACCGCGCAAACAGGGGCATGCCGGCGCGTTTTCACTCGCAGCGAGCGTGGTGGCGGAGCGCAACTTGTGCCGGTTGGGGAAACGCCAGTTGCTGGCGGGCAGGGTGGTGGCGGTGTTGCCGGCCCAAAGCTGTTGCCTCGGCTGCAGGCGCACGCGTCCGCACGAAACTTCCTCAAAAAATGACCATGCCACTCTCCAAATTTCACGCCGTTTTGCCGGGA harbors:
- a CDS encoding FG-GAP-like repeat-containing protein, translating into MRKTTVLSMLLLLCSRWTAQQAGFSFEDVTLSAGIGPAGQTNSVAFADLNNHGYPDILTIGRSGNKLCLNDGHGRFIVQPSLAALPSNEMLFVGVLGDYDQDGDLDLFVGGERIDSSSTEQCPCFLFENDGKAGFTDVSPASNLAAISARVAAATRFDFDNDGFLDLFLGTVKEPGNYILKNQGNRTFNNLTANVGVSGFFSDARGIAAGDYDRDGDMDIMVPNTAPTRNYFFRNARNTFTEIAGTPGLTMPWDHAHSAEFADYDNDGDLDLLVGNNDEGGPLRLLRNNNGAFTEVIAPSGLDPTAPCFHGSAFADFDNDGLLDLVLIPHAIRRGIAIYRNQGDDRFTDLTASAGFDSLLQANTPAIADFDNDGRLDIYFATHPGEPTDRLYRNTTAVHNWLKLKLTGVQSNVFGVGAWIELTTRGGKQLRQINAGYGFRRQNDLVQHFGLGDATTVDSIKIVWPAGRVQILTSLAPNRLLTVVEQGGDTLKPATPQSLSATAGDQQVTLTWQANTEPDFLRYRIYGGTSPHPTTKIDSVNGAANTTRIVAGLSNGTPCYFRITAVDSDFNESGFSNEVEAMPVATDPPPAAPQNLQAMPGPAHGQITLTWEANAEADLLRYRIYGGKAGTPAALLDSVAARAGTSRTFSDLTIGATYTYFLTAVDASGQASAASNQASAMPLRDTQAPFIDTPNYPIFVELNTDAPVRVKVTDLSRITSVQLFYRAGGDAGFLSKEMNLQTDGSYLRNVPSIVMNTRGAEFYLSARDVHGNVATSKRYPLRVICANGLISPHVQPKDTQADDYRLFSLPLDLDDKSPQAFVMANPMLEPPDATKYRWYACNRSTGTLQEYPSFEGITMAPDMGYALLVNLKNFRLKTGSGKTMSISGAHRVSLPAGWSLIGNPFNFAIPYDSLRLADGAAFELWSYNGDWQPNRRGLEPWQGCAIHLQRAATLLINPGVAGLSEGVAAHTVANNEGGNWLVQIIASTGRSESRFNFAGQHAAAENGVDAWDLHQPPRLANQVQIQFQPNQIEGGLKADVRRPAGEGHTWEFTCLVNPADELLRLTFEGVPQIPANFEIFLVDTETETAYDLRSKNCLEFAVKNLTEKKFKLLAGNKSYVTAQAREAELYPHNYALLQNFPNPFNPSTQIIYSLPEASTVDLAVYNIHGQLAARLVNEPQSAGVHTAVWQAHGAGSGVYWIRLQAGRVRMMRKCLLIK
- a CDS encoding IS5 family transposase → MNTTHANEFDVNPEFLPSEELWQLVEMLLPLWPDKPKGGRPPMPDKQAFFAIHYILVTGIQWKALPRSLGAPSTVHDRFPKWVRLGLFLDLWRLGVHTYDHVLPLMWEWQVMDGAITKAPLGGENTGPNPTDRARRGTKRHLLTDGRGIPLALVVSGANRNDFKETKAVLDNLVMARPQPTTRKQQNLCLDKGCDYPEVAKIVAAYGYTAHLRRRGEEHAQEKNIPGYRARHWVVERTHRWMNRNRRLLIRWEKKTANYEAFLHLACAIIAVRSTLAVFG
- a CDS encoding PEGA domain-containing protein; the protein is MIGSIGKVGGTYAINIHLIDVASGRMEQSFKQDHRGRIDGLLPVLEKLALEIAEKVTSPAQTSGSERRKHRLKIFSHPPGAQVIINGKVMGKTPLAGSVPHARKINLVIRHEGCAGDRWSWRTICR